The following are from one region of the Myxocyprinus asiaticus isolate MX2 ecotype Aquarium Trade chromosome 2, UBuf_Myxa_2, whole genome shotgun sequence genome:
- the LOC127455996 gene encoding zinc finger protein 219-like, with protein MDSPPECMLALSCEPPMSPPSMPSLDHSPQGLLQSPQSTPSSPQTELYGPVSPCPLPGASLQDEEEDDELSTPPSPTLAVALFPGELELRSPSSEGSPPTTLLAPFPGFGVLEQAISSGQSTTCSDELDLQLFNNEGMAMPGGTTSGPALRFPCHVCGKRFRFQSILSLHARAHSLDRDRRVSALYRTTHDKLNHVSDSLIQNLNSKEPGLKQSPLAGLLQKNIDEDMVPEEPLHTASSPQFLFEGTTALTPPLTEESPISTSFSPLGHAHLEDTTPSTAASAFRCHACKGKFRTASELARHVRILHNPYKCTMCPFSASKEESLASHLQESHPPEDPAAATVFPSHPVTAPPETPLSQTPVVPAFRCETCGQRFTQSWFLKGHMRKHKDSLDHKCQVCGRGFKEPWFLKNHMKVHLNKLGLKAGLGNLGPSGSDQSKGPASTQVLGALYSNLLLARSMAGGGGTGSRTERSDGGVAGSSKSSILGYLGLPKDNSNGSCMERLQAVAQVAEMGNGVGGGGRGGETAEGADQAAMWQLVARSLAAAHQNQQQQRSHSHHQLSSSRGTVAGEAKQMRTYLGGLGSRDELEASSAPWECPDCGKMFRSLQQVVAHARVHVQKPQKGQSARGETSREEDIINQVSEAQVTGGVGHRVSDNEDRRQELKQLPSGVGTAGSFHSVLSHLSGQNGLRGQSSSGSSAPRERIRGTGMKDCHYCGKVFRSSHHLKVHLRVHTGERPYKCPHCDYAGTQSGSLKYHLQRHHREQRNAMATSPNSPSPGLPCLTGSPREGAKKQRRLPSMSHSSFGRLPREASSSRNGQSWAAGLSEKDGSSSGHQREADLESQYHSLSGMMGALFPGGLKANWTGEAPPPKMPKVSRRKPLTTSRMVCVNGYTSSGITSSGSQEGGFEPLDLSRRPLQDEGPVTSPGGGPLAGSKGGNDILNQCVFCPFRTSSVELMAMHLQVNHTSKSRRKRGTPVSSANRSPRLTLPGPDRDPLALWKFLSVEDGIMSPEDWVSSKARAENGVSPENRETENNFELVQGLVGTTEKRIKMREDLDEEDEEMDEEENDLEANGSFGNLPQRQSGSAYLLSPDLAAEDLPKEEDGIMGK; from the exons ATGGATTCCCCACCAGAATGTATGCTGGCTCTTTCCTGTGAGCCCCCAATGTCTCCTCCTTCAATGCCCTCCCTGGACCACAGTCCCCAAGGCCTACTCCAGAGTCCTCAATCTACCCCATCCAGCCCTCAAACTGAACTCTATGGCCCGGTGTCACCCTGCCCCCTTCCTGGTGCCAGCCTACaagatgaggaagaggatgatGAGTTGTCAACACCCCCATCACCCACCCTAGCTGTGGCGCTGTTTCCTGGTGAATTGGAACTTCGCAGTCCCTCATCAGAAGGCAGCCCTCCGACCACACTATTAGCACCTTTCCCTGGCTTTGGAGTTCTGGAGCAGGCAATATCCTCTGGTCAGAGTACCACCTGCAGTGATGAACTGGATCTTCAGCTTTTCAACAATGAAGGGATGGCTATGCCAGGAGGGACCACCTCTGGGCCTGCCCTAAGGTTCCCATGCCATGTGTGTGGAAAGAGGTTTCGCTTCCAGAGTATTCTTTCTCTGCATGCTCGAGCTCACAGTTTAGACAGGGACCGTCGGGTTTCAGCTCTTTACCGAACTACACATGACAAACTGAACCATGTGAGTGATAGTTTAATCCAGAATCTCAACAGCAAAGAGCCTGGTCTGAAACAGAGTCCATTAGCTGGGCTATTACAAAAGAATATAGATGAAGACATGGTTCCAGAGGAACCTCTTCACACTGCTAGCAGCCCTCAGTTCCTCTTTGAAGGAACCACAGCACTAACTCCACCCCTAACAGAGGAATCACCAATTTCTACTTCCTTCTCTCCACTTGGCCATGCCCACTTGGAGGACACTACCCCCTCCACAGCTGCTTCTGCCTTCCGGTGCCATGCTTGTAAGGGTAAGTTCCGCACAGCATCAGAGCTGGCACGTCACGTGCGGATCCTCCACAACCCCTACAAATGTACGATGTGCCCCTTCTCTGCCAGTAAGGAAGAAAGTCTGGCTTCCCATCTGCAGGAGAGCCACCCACCTGAAGATCCTGCAGCAGCAACTGTTTTCCCTTCTCACCCTGTAACTGCACCGCCAGAAACGCCTCTCTCACAAACACCGGTCGTTCCAGCTTTCCGCTGTGAGACATGCGGCCAGCGTTTCACTCAATCCTGGTTTCTGAAGGGGCACATGCGGAAGCACAAGGACTCATTGGACCACAAGTGCCAGGTCTGTGGCCGCGGCTTCAAGGAACCCTGGTTTCTTAAGAACCACATGAAGGTACATCTCAATAAGCTAGGCCTCAAGGCTGGCTTGGGAAATCTGGGGCCTTCTGGATCTGATCAATCCAAAGGTCCTGCAAGCACACAAGTGCTGGGGGCCCTGTATTCCAACTTACTTCTGGCTCGCAGTATGGCAGGTGGTGGAGGCACAGGAAGTCGCACAGAAAGGTCAGATGGTGGTGTTGCAGGCTCGAGTAAATCATCTATATTGGGCTATCTGGGATTACCCAAAGACAACAGCAATGGAAGTTGCATGGAGCGCCTTCAGGCAGTGGCACAGGTTGCAGAAATGGGTAATGGAGTAGGAGGAGGAGGAAGGGGAGGTGAGACAGCAGAAGGCGCAGACCAGGCAGCAATGTGGCAGCTGGTTGCTCGCAGTCTGGCAGCAGCACATCAAAACCAACAGCAGCAGCGATCCCACTCGCACCATCAGCTTTCTTCTTCACGAGGCACAGTCGCTGGAGAAGCCAAACAAATGAGGACCTACCTAGGTGGACTGGGTTCTAGAGATGAACTGGAGGCCTCTAGTGCACCCTGGGAGTGTCCAGATTGCGGAAAGATGTTCCGAAGCCTTCAGCAGGTGGTTGCTCATGCCCGTGTCCATGTCCAGAAACCACAGAAAGGTCAAAGTGCTCGAGGGGAAACATCAAGAGAGGAGGATATTATAAATCAAGTCAGTGAGGCTCAGGTAACAGGAGGAGTGGGGCACAGAGTTAGTGACAATGAAGACAGGAGGCAGGAATTAAAGCAACTCCCATCAGGAGTGGGGACAGCTGGAAGCTTCCATTCTGTCTTGTCACATCTCTCTG GTCAGAATGGTCTGAGGGGACAATCCTCTTCAGGTTCTTCAGCTCCTAGAGAGCGCATTCGGGGAACAGGGATGAAGGATTGCCACTACTGTGGTAAAGTCTTCCGGTCTTCCCATCACCTTAAAGTGCACCTTCGTGTTCACACCG GGGAGAGACCATACAAATGCCCCCACTGTGATTATGCTGGCACCCAGTCTGGCTCTCTCAAGTACCACCTACAGCGTCATCATCGTGAGCAAAGGAATGCTATGGCAACATCCCCCAACTCCCCTTCACCTGGCCTCCCCTGTTTGACTGGCTCTCCTCGTGAAGGGGCCAAAAAACAGCGTCGGCTCCCCTCCATGTCCCACTCTTCTTTTGGGAGGCTTCCTAGAGAGGCTTCTTCTTCCAGGAACGGTCAGTCATGGGCTGCAGGCCTTTCAGAGAAGGATGGCTCTTCGTCTGGACATCAGAGAGAAGCAGACTTGGAGAGTCAGTATCACAGCTTGTCAGGGATGATGGGAGCACTCTTCCCTGGTGGTCTGAAAGCAAATTGGACAGGGGAGGCCCCACCTCCCAAAATGCCCAAAGTGTCCCGACGGAAACCTCTTACCACAAGTCGCATGGTGTGTGTAAATGGGTACACTTCAAGTGGGATCACTTCCAGTGGTTCTCAGGAAGGAGGCTTTGAACCACTTGACCTTTCCCGTCGCCCTTTACAAGATGAGGGTCCAGTAACTAGTCCTGGAGGTGGGCCATTAGCGGGCTCTAAAGGAGGGAATGACATCCTTAATCAATGTGTTTTCTGTCCCTTCCGAACCTCTTCTGTTGAGCTGATGGCCATGCACCTTCAGGTTAATCATACCAGCAAGTCTCGCCGCAAGAGGGGCACCCCTGTCAGTTCTGCCAACCGTTCTCCAAGACTGACCCTGCCTGGGCCAGACCGTGACCCACTGGCATTGTGGAAGTTCCTCAGTGTAGAGGATGGAATAATGTCCCCTGAGGATTGGGTCTCATCCAAGGCAAGAGCTGAGAATGGAGTCAGCCCAGAGAACAGGGAAACAGAAAACAACTTTGAACTGGTCCAAGGACTGGTGGGAACCACAGAAAAGAGGATTAAAATGAGAGAGGACCTggatgaggaagatgaggagaTGGACGAGGAGGAGAATGACCTGGAAGCAAATGGAAGCTTTGGAAATTTACCCCAGCGTCAGAGCGGAAGTGCTTACTTACTTTCACCAGACCTCGCGGCCGAGGATCTGCCTAAGGAGGAGGATGGTATCATGGGGAAATAA